The Pseudanabaena sp. ABRG5-3 genome includes the window GTGCTGCGTAGGAGGATCGTCTCAGCTAACACAGCATCACTCAGATCCGCCTTAGCAAAATCCGCCTGATCCAATAGTCCTCCTGAAAAATCTGCCCCACGCAAATTTGCCTTGCGCAAAATTGAGGCACTAAATACGGCTCCACGCACATCCGCATTTTCAAAATTTGCCCCCTCCATATTGGCATTGGCAAAGCCTGAGCCCGCTAGTACTCTGCCTGAGAAATCACGTCCTTTTAACTGAGCATGACTAAAGGAGAGGGTTTCAGCTTGAGCATCTTTAACATTAATAGGGGATAGGAATAAACAAGCGATCGCCAATAAGGTCGTGATCGCTAGGCGTAGATATGACATAGATGTAAAAAACAATAATGTCCCTATCTTAACTCTTCACAAAATTAACCTTGTAGCAAAAAGGAGAGTCGGCACAAAGTACCAACTCTCCTTTTCACCCTAAGGCGATCGCCTTAGGAAGATTTAATGAAAAATAAATTACAGAGGACAGGTTAAAAAGTTGGCATCAAGGATGCTTTAGTTTTCAACATAGTTAAACAGCAAGCCCATCGCAGCGATAGGGAGGATTACTCCAAATAGGGGTACGAAAATGTAAGAAACGTAGAAGTGAGCGTAGTATCCAGTCATGGTTATGAGGTTCCTTGAATAAGTATGAATTATTTCAGAATTTAACTTGGGATGAAATGAATCTCGGTGCTGAAGTTAGCAACACCTAAGATGTCTTAGGACCAAATTAAAGGAATAAACTTTTGGAATGGCTCTAGGTTGCTTAGGAAGTAAGCAAAAGCCACACCACCAGCACCACCAACCAAGAAGCTGCTAGCAAATTCGCTCCAACCAGCAGTTGTACCCAAGTCAGCAGGTGCTTCAACCGCAGAGCTAGACTGGAGAGGGGTTACAGTTTGACCATGTAAGGACAAACCAAGGGTCAAGAGTACAACTAGAGCGGCGGCGGCAAACAAACCAGCAAGACCGCCAAGCTCAGTGTCTCTAAGAGGACCAAAATAGGCAAAAGGTCCATAGATAAAGTAACCATGAGCCATACCAACTTCTAGACCACGACGGCTAGCGGACAAGCCTGCACGGTAAGCAGGAAGGCTACCGATAAAAGCTCTTACAATTGCTGAGTCGCTGATAGGAGTAGACAAATTCCCTAGTTGGGGATCATTTTTGAATGGTTGTACAAAATCTGTCATAAGTCTTTATTAAGTAAAGATTGCAGGGAGAATTTTGTCTTCATTTTAGGGAATAAGCGCAGATGTCACTGCATAAAGAGTGAGTATCTTTAGAAAACTTCACAACATCTAATAAAAAATTGGCATAGTCAATTTTTTACTTTACAGAAGCAGATGGGCATAAATCGGCAAGTTCACAGCGATCGCACGCAGGTTTACGGGCAT containing:
- a CDS encoding pentapeptide repeat-containing protein, with product MSYLRLAITTLLAIACLFLSPINVKDAQAETLSFSHAQLKGRDFSGRVLAGSGFANANMEGANFENADVRGAVFSASILRKANLRGADFSGGLLDQADFAKADLSDAVLAETILLRSTFDFVNIDGADFTDAIMDGAQRKWLCTKAKGTNSKTGVSTRGSLECD
- a CDS encoding photosystem I reaction center subunit VIII; its protein translation is MTGYYAHFYVSYIFVPLFGVILPIAAMGLLFNYVEN
- a CDS encoding photosystem I reaction center subunit XI; translated protein: MTDFVQPFKNDPQLGNLSTPISDSAIVRAFIGSLPAYRAGLSASRRGLEVGMAHGYFIYGPFAYFGPLRDTELGGLAGLFAAAALVVLLTLGLSLHGQTVTPLQSSSAVEAPADLGTTAGWSEFASSFLVGGAGGVAFAYFLSNLEPFQKFIPLIWS